The window AGAATTCGAAGCACAGGAACCCATCCTGCTCGAAGAGGCCAGGTCCCACCTGCCCATTATCCAGTTTGATTCAACTGACGTACTCGTGGTAGACCGCATAGGTAAAGATATTTCCGGTGATGGTATGGATCCCAATATAACCGGGGCAAGCCCCTGTTCCCCCCATATCACCGGGGGCATCAAGGCTCAGCGTACGGTCATCCTTGATCTGACTACTGCAACCCATGGAGCTGCCTTCGGCATCGGGGCTACCCACACCATCACAAGACGCCTCTTTAACAAAATTGATTACGAAGCCACGTACATCAATGCAATTACCTGCACGGTGCTGGACTTTGTGCGCATACCCTTAATTCTGGACACTGACCGCGAGGCTATCCAGCTTGCGGTAAGAACCTGTAACGGTATCGATAAACAGCAGCCCCGCATTGTCCGTGTTGCCGACCGCGTTCATACCCACGAAATTTGGATCTCCGAAGGGATGAAAGAAGAAGCGGAAAAAAATCCTCATCTTGAAATTCTCTCCCCTCCCGAGGCATGTTCTTTTGACAAGGATGGTAATTTATGGTAAACAGCAATAATCCAAGACCTTATATAGGCATTACCCTGGGAGATCCCACAGGCATAGGGCTTGAAATTGCCATTAAAGCCCTTTCTCATAATGATATTTACGATAAGTGCATTCCTGTGCTTATTGGGGACACTCCGGTAATCGAAGATGCACTAAAAGTAACAAATATAACATTTACACTTAATAAAATTTCATCAATAAATGGGACTCAGAGCAAACCAGGCACAGTGGATTATTACCCATGCGGTATTATTATCCAAAAGGGCGACTATGCTTTTGGGGCTCTGGGTAAAAAATCAGGAGAAGCTGCCTTTCAATATGTAATTAAAGGGATCGATCTTGCCCTGAAAGGTGAAATCGCAGCTATTGTTACTAATCCCATCAACAAGGAAGCAATACACCTTGCGGGTCATGACTTTGCAGGACACACGGAAATTCTTGCCCATTATACCAACACTGAAGATTACGGCATGCTCCTCAGCGCCGGGGGCAGTACGGGTCTCAATGTAATTCACGTTACCACCCATGTTTCCATGCGCCAGGCCTGTGATCTGATCACCGAGAAACGCGTTCTCAGGGTGATACGCCTTGCAGACGAAGCTTTAAAAATGATGGGTAAAGAAAGGCCCCGGATTGCGGTGGCGGGCCTTAATGCCCACGCTTCCGAAAACGGACTTTTTGGGAGAAAGGAAGAGGAAAGCATTATTCCTGCAATTAAGAAAGCCAAAGAAGAAGGCCTTGATGTTACAGGCCCTGTGCCTCCGGATACGGTTTTTGTAAAAACTCTGGGAGGAGCTTTCGATATAGTTGTAGCCATGTACCATGACCAGAGCCATATCCCCCTGAAGCTTTACGGATTTAAAATGGATCCTGTTACGGGGCGCTTTTCCCAGGTCAGCGGTATTAATACCACTATCGGCCTTCCCATCATCAGGACTTCCGTGGATCATGGTACTGCCTTTGACAAGGCCGGCAAAAACGAAGCCAACGAGGAAAGCCTTCTTGATGCTATAG is drawn from Leadbettera azotonutricia ZAS-9 and contains these coding sequences:
- the pdxA gene encoding 4-hydroxythreonine-4-phosphate dehydrogenase PdxA, translating into MVNSNNPRPYIGITLGDPTGIGLEIAIKALSHNDIYDKCIPVLIGDTPVIEDALKVTNITFTLNKISSINGTQSKPGTVDYYPCGIIIQKGDYAFGALGKKSGEAAFQYVIKGIDLALKGEIAAIVTNPINKEAIHLAGHDFAGHTEILAHYTNTEDYGMLLSAGGSTGLNVIHVTTHVSMRQACDLITEKRVLRVIRLADEALKMMGKERPRIAVAGLNAHASENGLFGRKEEESIIPAIKKAKEEGLDVTGPVPPDTVFVKTLGGAFDIVVAMYHDQSHIPLKLYGFKMDPVTGRFSQVSGINTTIGLPIIRTSVDHGTAFDKAGKNEANEESLLDAIAMAVTIAKNRKNI